CATCACAAATGATATCACCATGGAGATGGTTGGCAGCTATAATAATTCCAATAATATTCGTCTTTTGGGgcctaaaaaagaaaagcttggATATCTCCGGAGCTATATTTGGTAAAATGTTCCACAATATACTTCTACGATATTTCAATGTAAGAATGTTAAGCAGATCAACCAAATACGACATATGGGATTTGATTTTGCTTTGTTAGGTGTTACTaacgttataaaattttattaaaaaatttatttcttcgatgtaattaataatttgttaaatgtGTTATTACAGGATTGTTCGTGGGTTTTATATTGACGCTCACAAGTTCTAGTCATTTAATATGtttaatagtattttttattactggATCGAAAGCAACCAAATTCCGTTCTCacttgaaaagaaaacaagagaaaggaTATAAGGAAGGTGGACAAAGAACATGGGTTCAAGTATTGTGTAATGGGGGAATGCCTACTCAGCTAGCTTTGTTGTATCTTCTGGATGTGGGTTGTGGAGAACATCCTATTGATTTCGATAAGAATTACAGAAGTTCGTGGTTATCTATAGGAATATTaggtatattaatatattattgtatattatttactgtattaaaataatttatatttttaatttaaaatcattGGAATCAGccattgttatattattatagctGCTTTTGCTTGTTGCAATGGCGATACGTGGGCTTCTGAATTTGGTACGGTACTTGGTAGCAGTGAACCATTTCTTATCACAACAAGGAAACGAGTACCACGtggtaaatatattacatgttTTGGTAATATGAAAgttaggatatatatatatatatatatatatatatatatatatatacatatatacacacacatatatatacaccggGTATATTTTAAGGAACGAACGGCGGAGTATCATGGATAGGTCTGTTGTTTTCGGCTCTTGGTGGGATAAGCATAGGTTTGGCCTTTTACTTCACTACATTGTACACCGTAGATACAGCTACACTAGAATTAGCTGCACCGCAATGGCCTATTATTATCATAGGTGGAATAGCAGGACTGTTTGGCAGTCTTTTAGATTCTATACTAGGGGCAACATTACAATATTCAGGTATTATGCATAAAAATATGCTGTTACAATATATCTggaatatctaatatatatttacaaatgaatATATCGTTTGAATAATTGGAAATATTCTTTCAGGCATAGATGAAGAGGGATTGATAGTTCAACATCCAGGAAAAGGAGTGAAACATATCAGTGGTAGACAGATATTAGATAATCACAGTGTTAATCttttatcatcgattattattgCTCTTACTTTTCCAAAACTGGCAAATGTAATTTGGCCATGAGATAGatctgataaaaaaattgcACCATTTATTTAGTCatataagtaattttttatttcgtttatattttatcaagtaactatatttaaagatattgaacatatattgtttttctttgttgaatttttcaaataatttataccttttaaatttaatatataaaattaatttattgaatgttatcacaattattatacaatatgtttttcttttattaatagacTGCTTTACTCAGGAATATGCTATGTGTGAACAAAAgcatatagaaataatactGCATTTATATAGTGATACGTTAccattttgtttaaattattcttaactttcgataaaagatatttatgcATTCCAAGATGTATCTTGCATCGATACtgatactattttctttttttgttatgtacatgtgtatatttagaattaagactttttataaaaaattgattaatacaaaaaatatatcacgaTTACAAAAAATAGATCATTGATACATGGAAAGATAAATGCAATAATTTCAGAATATATTGttggaataaatttcttattataaagttaaataaaatatatggaaCTTTTTATACGCCCTTCGTTTGGAGCCTTTTGCACTACTACGCAAATTAAACGTAATTTCGTCctagtattatatatgtatagtaatattaacatttatatatatatatatatttatacatatatattttttcttttatcttttttttttcttgttttatttactCGCACACGCAGCGTTGTGATACATTTTATACGAACGAATTACTGCGAAATTTTTACTAGCGACGAAGAATTCGATTATCTTCACGATTTTTCTcgttacgagaaaaaaaagctttAAACTTTTTTAACGTAGTTCTCAAAGCTCTCTGTATATGTAAACGTTCATGCATCTACCTAGTCAGAATGATATTAATCACATAGGTATTCTCATTGCCCATTTGATTTCAATAAAAGTTATAGATTATAGAGTATATTTGATGATAtagatatcatttattatcattatcgttactattattactattacattCTCTCccgttgaaatatatattacaaatgttACTATGATTAACATACGATCGCGATTCATACATTTTCGTTGAGTAATATAGAATTTTCCTAAATACagataaaattatcttttaaatatccATATGTTCTACATGATgatctatctatttatgtatatatgtatatacattgtaCATAAACGTGTTATATTAGAAGAAGGAtcagaatgaaatataattgtaatttcttCTTGCGAAATTTGTACACCTCCTTGTTACAAATTATTAGCAAATACATTCGTGTATACaatatacgtacttacatagttaatatcttttattgaatttatagaatcatttataaaaatcaaaactgCAATTAAAGACTAATCGTATGATACGACAAAACATAAcatagtttttttatttttgataatgcGTCGATAGAATGTACcaactaaaaaaatatactttttttttttctatgataataacaataataaaaaagaaaaatattctacgtAAGTACCAATGTTTTATGGCAACTCGATCGATTGATATGCTTTTTAAAAACGATTGCGATTGCGATCGAATTAGAGAATGTCGGCGTAAGTTAAATAACTATGcgatattcgatcgaatatttaaaaatgaacgatatagaagataatgataacgatatcgatgtaattatattttaatcaggTACAGAATTGTATGTTAAACTTTGCAATATTTCGATAAGTGTAGCAGACAAAAGGGGTTTTCAAAGTTTCACGAGGCCGCTcatgtaatatacataaaaagaaatgattgtTCCACATgctttattgttattaatattattgttgttgttgttgttattattattactattattactattattactattattattactattattattattattattattattattattattattattattatcctgaTTTGgttaaagaatataataaatataaaatagaatataattatttatccttGTTTTAAACAGGAACAGATACATTGCTTTTCGTGGaactataatataagaaaacataattattaataagagtcttggtgtatatatgtatataagggCTAATCGATAGATCAacgaataacaaaaatatcaaatttattattatttcgtaacaaatatatatatatatatatatatatatatatatatatatatatttgtcacAAAAACTttggaataattataataaaaacgatcaaCAAACTGagatattttatcgaacgttGCATTCTCGTCGTTCATAGAATTTCGAGTAATCGATAATATACGAACGAAGTATctatataattgaaatgatGCAATATAACAAATTCGCAATTTCTTCGTCTACGAATTTAATCAAGATAATTATTGATCGTAAATCGAGAGTTAACAAGCTGGTAAAATAAAGTGATTTCATTACTTTCGTTATTTGACAAAGAAGGCGAAGAGATAGGATTTAACGAACGCCGTTTAAAGCtcgaattttgaataattataataaaaatattcaacaaaATCAAGATACTTCGTTTGAACGAAGGCGTCTGCGTTCGTCGTAGAATTTTCGTATGTACCTAATCGATAATATACAAAGAACGAAGTACgatttaaattacaatttaattaaacaaatacatAGATCCGTTCGTCTTATTCTAAAAATTtgcttactctctctctttctctctctctctctctctctctctctcttcgagtttgaatttaatcgatactacaattaataatcgtaaaattatgTTGACGTTACGacgttgaaagaaataaattcaagtttaattttttttctttcattcgttatttGGCAAATAAGAAGAAGTCGAAGAAGAATTAAACAAACGTATTACGTATTTCAACACAAGGTACGTAAACGTTTAAGATGACCGTCGATGATAACGATTCCTTAATCATCAACATTGTGTCTGATCAGGCTCGTTGATATTTTCCGTACGTTTCAATAAAACGTTTGCGTGACTGTTGTTGTTGGCTATATTACTTTCACGGCGAGCGACCAATTGCATAACGCTTTGTCGTTGACGATGAtcatcttcttcatatttatcCGGTTCAACCGACATCGCGGATTGATAGTCACACCTTCTCCTCTCCCGCCATCGGACCTGCGGTCGAGCGGATAAACTGAAACAGTCAACGTCCCAAAATGGACTCGACTTCGGCACGTTGTCATTGGCACGACACGGatgattcgtttctttctattttcatttctcaaatatgtgtatatatatatgtgtgtgcatatatgtatatagatattatttcttacgttcccttttttcgaatttctcaaaaatacaaaaactgaattttttttctcccttcaggatcaataaaaatttcttttctctattttattttattcggtTAAATCATCTCTAACAGCTACTCGTAAAAGCGAGATTACTTTTGACGTGtttaactctttcttttttttattttttatttttctacaaacGATATAGAGAGATAATGCGATTAATATGATCTTTTTTTAGACGCATTTACGCTGATCTTGCTCTCGTTAAtcgattcataaaaaaaaaaaaaaaaagaatgagatgATGTATAAAAAGGATATCATTTTTTGTGAAGTATTATTTTCTCGTGTTCTCCTTggttttatctcctttttttttttatcgtgaaGAACGcgagtaaataaatgaaaaaaaaaagaaaaactcgatTTTAATGCATCGcacgtttctttctcgaagagaaaaattgaacAGACCTACTTTACGCGTAAAAGTAAATTTGATTCATAAAGACTTGAGATGGGTTACGCAAAGAAATAAGATCTCCATTTCGAATTACTCCGAACTCTGGAATCGCATATATTTGCATAGAATTCCTATCGATTTCCGAAGATACGAGAAATACCTTCATAGTGATACGAACTTCCTGTTTAATTCGAAAATCATGTCACGCGTGAACGTTTCTACACCACACGTAGTACTATGATATCTAACGAGGggtaaattttaatagaaatactagttgaaattattataccaGATGAAATAACTATAATACGTATCCACGCGCgtgcatgtgtgtgcgtgtgtatcttattttttttttttttattatttcaatatattcacttcgattatgttttatatatttttccatcaaaaatttcatttcactcgaataaataaatatatgtaaataagtaactcttcccttttctatatgatattttttatttctcgactttttctatccttttccttttttttttcttaaaaaaaaaagaaagaaaaagaagaaagaaaaaagaaaaaaaaaatcgaggaCGGCCGACTTTAATACTCAGCGAAAAAACTTACTTTGAAAGGTCCCGTGTCCTTTCTTAAGCATATGCTGACGTTCGAAGtgcataaaaatgtaaatttatatgtcTATCCCAAGGGAATACGGATATggtataaaagagagatatcgaaACGAGTCGACCATCTGTTTTCTACGGTGACCAGATCGTGAGAATTCTAgatcatatataaaagatgataatatcgtttttttttccattaaaaaattttcacatTATGTAATAACTATATACATGGACAATCGtgtaacaaagaaaaacatatacacacacgcgtacactcgaacatatatacacagagaTTAGATACATGTTATTTTACGTTACTCGATCAAATTCTCGATCTTTCTTATAAACTTACTTTATCGAGCAATGATACAGCGTTTATGCGtcataaaatacatacatttgttctccaatttcaaattttaattcattgttaattttttatggaTTAATGCGAACCTTGCAATCCGGTTCGCGCCATTGACCGTTCGTGCATCGATCACTACGCATGCAAAAATTGTGTTAAAAACCAATTGCGAAAACGTTACCTCTTCGATCGtcatctttctatctttcgagaaaaaatattaattcatagaATGATTgcgttaagaaaagaaagaaaaaggacaataaccaaaaaaaaaaaaaaaagaaaaagatattatccAGTTAGTATTTATCTAAGTCCTCGaagtaattttgtttatagCGAATTCGTGTGACATTAATGTATGTAactttgtatatgtatatatgtatatatgagttGACAAAGTTCGACTTTCGGTGAAATTGTTTCTCAGGTTGGATCTCAAGTTCCACTTGAAATTTTCGTCTGGTTAAATTCACAACCATCCCATTTTCGATTTCCGTCGAGCTTCGGTCTTATAAAGTTAGAGATACTCGAGGTTTTATTTGAAACTTGTAAATTCTACAAGATACGCGATATCCTATATTGTATAAGTTCGAAGAAAACAACAATATTTCGTACATTTGAATCATCTCAAATTGAAAGCATGGATatctcaataattttttacattatagaGAAGGAATATGTTATATAGGTTTGATTCGCTGAAAAtcatatttctaaaatatggCGAActttaatatacaatatctcTTCTTggatattttgatattttgaaaaatataatacttaagGTAAATTTTCATTCACCGGAAAGAATATATGTTTGATTCGTTGAaatatcgtatcgtataaAGTACCTAAAATATTGGGAGACTTTGACGTATCTGTACTTCGATATTTTCAGATATATGACACTTCGTGTAGATTTACATTCACCACTATATCAGACTTCCTTAAAAATCACCTACGATATATTCTTCCTGagaaatttgtttctattatcgtgtcataaaaatttacttatatatccAAGCTTTcagttttttaaattaaatgatatgtgtacgtatacgtaaatCTAAcatgattagaaaatatttttcaaattgtctTCGATGATCAACGTAATACAATGATATTAACAAATCGATAATAGCTCCGattcttttataaacaaaattctttaCTTATCGACAGTTGCAATTAATTTCTGTCGAAAAATTATTCCACTGGACAAATTCGAAAGTAATCGATTATTTACgagaatacataaaaataatatttcgaaataacgaagacaattaataaatgaaaatattaataaagcgATATAGTAAGAATACAGTCAATTAAGTTCATACGAAGTTGCGGCGATCGATCGGTGTGTGATAATAGGAGATGTGCTTTCTAGTAGTGTATAACTTtctattatacatatagatatatattatatatatatgtacatataatatatatatatacgaatagttatatacatatataactattCGGTCACGATCACAGTTGCATAGCCGTCAATCTCGATAAAATCACAATACCAGTTGATCCTCTAGATATTCGATCGAGTCGAAcgatccattttatttttatttttctttttccctttcctttttctttttttatctgcatatgtatttttaaaaccTCGCCCGTCCTTTGGTTTACGTATTGTAACGTAAAGTTATACGAATTTGTATATGTGATCGTAATCTGTCAATATCCAAGGGAATAGTTTCCATCGGACgcatatatgtactatatatcaTGATCATTATAATTGATTCAAGCAATTTCACGTACAACGTATTCTAGATGTCTGATTGAACATTCCGATTTGACATTATTGCGAACGCTTTCAATAAATTCATTCCGTTTGATTGGTTAAACGAATAgataatacgaatattttattatccttataattataatgattcaAATGTAATTTACGAGAAATAAATTCTCGTATGTGCGCAAccacaaatttatttttgtggATTGTCCTTTCGACAACCTAAATAAAACTGTCTGATTACAAAAGTATTTACGAAAGTTTCAGAAATGTTTTGGTTTGATAGAAAGACGAAGAGGcaacgaataaaattagaatgaagaaaaaaaaataaagaagaagaagaagaagaagaagaaaaagaagaagaagaagaagaaaaggaaagcagCGTTATTTCATAAATCTATAAATTAGAGGATTCTCTAatctaagaaaagaaagaaaaatttccattGAATCTTTTCATACCGAGACAGTAGTGGCCGTACAGGAATTCGCTCGTTTCCGTAGTAACATCGTACCTTCCCATTTTCGTTTGAACTGGGCTatcacctatatatatatatgtatatatataaaaaaaaagaaaaaatagaaatagaaaaagtaaatcgaatatataatatctttaatttaatttaatttaatttaatttttttttaaatctttcattttatcgatcgacttACCTCTCCGTTACAGAAGCAGAAAAATACGGCGACGCAGAGGCCCTAGtttaaaggggaaaaaaaagacaaaaaaaaaaaaaacaaaaatacagaattcgttaaaaaaaatcaacgattaaggattattttcgaaatcCGTTTAAAATTAGCTTACACAAATAATATGCAATCGTTCCTGTTGATTCAAAGAACAATTGTATAAAATCTATTTCACTTAATTAGcccgattctctctctctttctcttagattttctttattttccataaagattgaatagaaaataaaaatataaataagaaccaaaacaaagaaattttatcgttttgtaatagtcagagagaaagataattaagttagattatagaaataacagagtttctttcttctcgtttttcttttcgtttcttttctgaaCGGACAGACAGTAACAAATATGTAATTCCATTCCTTAAAACAATAgcaatctcttttctttctaccttgatgaatatttcattgatggaaaagatagagaaaaagagagagagagagagagagagagagagaggaagggagagtgAGTGGAAGGAAGTAGGTAGAATTAAGAGTGATTCTATGGTAATGGAAGCCTCTCCGTACTAACTTGGAAAGAGGCTGTAATCGCTGAAATAACTTCGTAAGCGTGTTCCCAAGGGTGCTTCTTCGGCGGCCTGAACGGAATGACTAGATAGTGAAGGCCAAGAAGTGGTACCAATAACATCGTTGCTCTAtgataatgagaaaaagaaatgagtcATATATTAATgagtcattatttatttaggtCTTGTTAATGTTaacaaagaaaggaagatagagagatggagaaacagatacatagatagatcgaaagaaagagagagagagagagagagagagatagaaagaaaatatttacctgAAAGCTTGAAGCATTGATCTCGATGGTCTCGTTCCTATCGCTGGACCAGCACGTAGTTTCATCAGAAGAACACGTACGATGttgaagagaaataaaacgttCAACAACGTCGATACGCATACCGGATAGACTAACACACTCATGTAATTGCCTTCGTTGATCCAACATCTAAAAATTAATGGTTTAAAGGTAACGTTTGTCGttaactttttttcctttctttctttcttttttttttttttttcttttaatttgaaaaacgGCAGCGAGCAGATACGCGATGAGTTTGCCGATATTTCCCGCATAGGAGAGATGGGCTAGTTCGATATCGGTGGAAAGTGGGCAtgcgagaaagagggaaggggaaaaagaatatgtaaaAGTTTATTCCATGTTCGATGTGCGAAACAAGTTCCGATGAATGCACCCTAGTTACAAACTACCAATAAAATTTCTGTCAATCGTAAATAGTTTTTCATAATAGATTacgaaatttttgttaatctcATCGAAATATCGtgattatatcgtattaatattatttgtttttaacgataacaacgacaactaatatttattttctctatagTATCAAacagaatatacatatagaatatattgaaatcttAATTAACTTTAACTTAATCAGAGAACTCGGTCAAAAGTTTAATTAACCCTTTCCACTCTCTCCCGGTCAtacataattttgtaatatgaCCTATGACGGCGACttcaaaacatttttctttttctttcttttctctctctctctcttctttctttcttttctttttttttttgatggtACCCCGTTGTAgtgaaaattaaacaaaaataaatgaataaaaaaaggtttCTAGAAGGTATTTTCTAAGGTTCTACAGAAGGTAACATTGATAAGTGGTTTTCcaatttgaattttcattaatttattgcTATCTCGTATCTTtcgttattgaaaataaatttcgtattTTATGATTATCAGTAAAATCAATCTCTCTCGTGTAgagttattaaaagaaaagtcttgTAGTATTTACCGATGTCACGTcttcaatctttttattaattatctttctgTATATACTATGATATAATCCCTTTAACTATAATTTTAGCATTATATAGAGTTTCTCATTTAACCTGGTTTCATTTTATCAAGGATGATTAAGTAACAACGTTTATGGAGTTGTggtataaagtatatatgaatatgttgTAGTAGTGGTGTTTAGAAAGTGCCAAAGGTTAAGAAGCtatagacagagacagagagaaagagagagagagagaaagagagagagagagagagagagagagagagacattaacaagattattatttatttatcgatcttcGATATACGTATCCCTTCCGTTCTTTACCAATTCCACAATTGTGTTCGATTGGTTGGCCACAACGATTCGATAGTAAGTAAAAGTTTCTAATTCAATTGATCAAGAGCCTCTGATGCGGTTGACTTTGTTCACTGTGCTTTCTCCTAAACGTCGACAAATTCTCGACTAGATTCTAGGAAACTTGACTATCGTTACAAGAAAGATCGATAGTTCACTCCGATACACTATGTCCAAAGTACCACTACCATTTATTGGGAAAATCCTGTGTATTTGGTCACATCGTTCGTACCAACCGATTCTAGAGAAAATTCGTGGTTTCGTCGTTGTTCTTGCTCGTTATTCgatagacaaaaaataaacaatttctttcgaaataatctATAATCTTAAAGATTCAATGAGATTCGTGAAATATTCCGATGATATAAAAGTTCGATCTCTGATATAATAATGtcgataaaaatcatatttaatatttaaaaaaaaattattgtatttataccGATAATGATTGAGttagaattataatatcatataaaaaaattttaattcagaaaaaaaaggaagaaaaattatatatcttataccGATAATGATCGAGTTAGAATttttaagatcgatcgataaataagaatttgaaaaaaattgaagataaCGATCGTGAATGAGACACGATTCAACGATCAAAGGTTTATGAtcatgatataaattaaatgactATGATGTAACGATCTCACGTTGACTCACTGTTCGGTGTCTACAGGATCGTAGCTTGTAGCTCTTAAAATGGCATAAATGGTAACGATAATCCCTGGCATGGACCAACCAAGAGCCATCAGCCAGTTGACCAATCTGTGCTCGCTTGTAAACGCCAAAACGAGTAAAGTGTGAAGATAAAAGCCTTCGCAAAGCATCCATGCGTAATTCGTCAAGAGGAAGTAATGAAGGAGGACGTGTAATAGCCGGCATATTatctaaatagaaaaaaattatatcaatgaaaaagatCATCGGAGTAATTAATCAACACGTTATatgttatttctattatacgtACGCTATTAGTTAACAAAAGATTTGTATTGGCTACAACGAATCTGTACCATATCAACCATAGTGCGTTGTTAaggacgaacgaaacgaatagATTCATATGCAGAGTTATCCTCGCGCATCTTAGCGATCTgtataacaacaacaacgacaacaacaacaaagatagattgttttcttcttctttgttttttttttcaatcgaaaaaataagaaagaaagaaagaaccgATGAAACTTACCGAAAATATGTGAGAATCACTAGTGATAAAAGTAGAGCCACTAATGATATGGCATAGCCTACTTCGTAAATGCCATTGATACCTTGTTGCCactgtatttaaaaaaaaaaagaaaaaaaaagaaaacaaagggaagacaagaagaataaaaaattgatatttcaaTTGCCCAATTAACTTATGATTTAATTAACGTGACGATTAATGAATATcgctattttaattaaaatggaCAAACAAAATTGTTTCGAGCTAGATCAATTTGTTGTATATCCTTGGAAGTTtatctgtatatttttattataataacaattataaacgaaatttataGCCTTATGATAGTTACTTGGATTTTCAAGTAAGAGTTAAATAAGATTCATGAGTTtatagaaatcatttttatatatgtatatatgtatgtatgtatgcacgtatatacgtaaatatgtgTAAATCTATATTATACCATATctcattttaattgaaaaaatttcatcgatttttttacttttttttatattttttattttatcataccATAGTTTATGGAGAattacacgcatacatacttatctacatatgtatgtattcataaattattgaatttattcgaataagaagtaatcattgaattttattcgaatcaaTCGAATTGATATGACGtattgataaattaatgacatataatatatgtacatacctacTTCGTCACATAATCTATATGAATTTAtctaaagaatattatatattttatcttagaTATTATACAAGCTTAGATTAGATCAATTTAAGTATTTTGCTTACAAGAGACTCGTTCATCTTTGTATTAGTACGAAAATACTAATCGATTTTTCGCAATGACATTTTCAAATCGAAAGGTTTTACTTACAATCAGATCTTCGATATTAATACAAGTCGTGTAATTGCTCCAGACTGTGTGGGAAATCGGATGTCGAAACCAGGTGCCATTTATCTCACAATATTTGTGTGCCTTCACTGAAACacaaacgaaacgaatcgatgggttccaaaataatataaattagatatCTCGAGATTTAattcttaagaaaattaaatatactttcaaattttcttaaactccaataaaaaaattgtatttatttattcatttatttatttgaag
This genomic stretch from Vespula vulgaris chromosome 21, iyVesVulg1.1, whole genome shotgun sequence harbors:
- the LOC127071365 gene encoding transmembrane protein 19, whose amino-acid sequence is MILLSSIWQWINHRKFRMVSHRKNDSQNSNILLPILVSACAIPISMLFWSINVLYSTFSSESEGYNEEPSQMISPWRWLAAIIIPIIFVFWGLKKKSLDISGAIFGLFVGFILTLTSSSHLICLIVFFITGSKATKFRSHLKRKQEKGYKEGGQRTWVQVLCNGGMPTQLALLYLLDVGCGEHPIDFDKNYRSSWLSIGILAAFACCNGDTWASEFGTVLGSSEPFLITTRKRVPRGTNGGVSWIGLLFSALGGISIGLAFYFTTLYTVDTATLELAAPQWPIIIIGGIAGLFGSLLDSILGATLQYSGIDEEGLIVQHPGKGVKHISGRQILDNHSVNLLSSIIIALTFPKLANVIWP
- the LOC127071363 gene encoding calcitonin receptor-like isoform X3, yielding MDAQTEMSMNATAGTILVDQEINRILFEREQECYEQQSVNTTSPPEPFCPTIFDGWSCWPDTPAGSTAYIPCPDFITGFDASLKAHKYCEINGTWFRHPISHTVWSNYTTCINIEDLIWQQGINGIYEVGYAISLVALLLSLVILTYFRSLRCARITLHMNLFVSFVLNNALWLIWYRFVVANTNLLLTNSIICRLLHVLLHYFLLTNYAWMLCEGFYLHTLLVLAFTSEHRLVNWLMALGWSMPGIIVTIYAILRATSYDPVDTEQCWINEGNYMSVLVYPVCVSTLLNVLFLFNIVRVLLMKLRAGPAIGTRPSRSMLQAFRATMLLVPLLGLHYLVIPFRPPKKHPWEHAYEVISAITASFQGLCVAVFFCFCNGEVIAQFKRKWEGTMLLRKRANSCTATTVSFIRSTAGPMAGEEKV
- the LOC127071363 gene encoding calcitonin gene-related peptide type 1 receptor-like isoform X2; this translates as MSMNATAGTILVDQEINRILFEREQECYEQQSVNTTSPPEPFCPTIFDGWSCWPDTPAGSTAYIPCPDFITGFDASLKAHKYCEINGTWFRHPISHTVWSNYTTCINIEDLIWQQGINGIYEVGYAISLVALLLSLVILTYFRSLRCARITLHMNLFVSFVLNNALWLIWYRFVVANTNLLLTNSIICRLLHVLLHYFLLTNYAWMLCEGFYLHTLLVLAFTSEHRLVNWLMALGWSMPGIIVTIYAILRATSYDPVDTEQCWINEGNYMSVLVYPVCVSTLLNVLFLFNIVRVLLMKLRAGPAIGTRPSRSMLQAFRATMLLVPLLGLHYLVIPFRPPKKHPWEHAYEVISAITASFQGLCVAVFFCFCNGEVIAQFKRKWEGTMLLRKRANSCTATTVSVRWRERRRCDYQSAMSVEPDKYEEDDHRQRQSVMQLVARRESNIANNNSHANVLLKRTENINEPDQTQC
- the LOC127071363 gene encoding calcitonin gene-related peptide type 1 receptor-like isoform X1; protein product: MDAQTEMSMNATAGTILVDQEINRILFEREQECYEQQSVNTTSPPEPFCPTIFDGWSCWPDTPAGSTAYIPCPDFITGFDASLKAHKYCEINGTWFRHPISHTVWSNYTTCINIEDLIWQQGINGIYEVGYAISLVALLLSLVILTYFRSLRCARITLHMNLFVSFVLNNALWLIWYRFVVANTNLLLTNSIICRLLHVLLHYFLLTNYAWMLCEGFYLHTLLVLAFTSEHRLVNWLMALGWSMPGIIVTIYAILRATSYDPVDTEQCWINEGNYMSVLVYPVCVSTLLNVLFLFNIVRVLLMKLRAGPAIGTRPSRSMLQAFRATMLLVPLLGLHYLVIPFRPPKKHPWEHAYEVISAITASFQGLCVAVFFCFCNGEVIAQFKRKWEGTMLLRKRANSCTATTVSVRWRERRRCDYQSAMSVEPDKYEEDDHRQRQSVMQLVARRESNIANNNSHANVLLKRTENINEPDQTQC